A stretch of the Methanobacterium formicicum genome encodes the following:
- a CDS encoding nucleotidyltransferase domain-containing protein: protein MLKSYQTNFLKKIHELTAPILGLELLVVYGSYVRGELTPKSDVDFFALFHDPEALEKGEETLFEILTEECDGELELPASLYAVHEDETPDKSFFYGILTEGFMITPPIYDYFTKVMEPTPRVLYTYSMEALLPKNKVKVNQILYGYSQKKGDKRYDYGGLLKHIQGEKVRSGLLIPQEHELEMDRFMRENKLSFKKRVVFV from the coding sequence ATGTTAAAATCTTACCAGACAAACTTCCTGAAAAAAATCCATGAATTAACCGCCCCTATTCTGGGATTGGAACTCCTTGTAGTTTATGGCAGTTATGTCCGTGGGGAATTAACGCCTAAATCTGATGTGGATTTTTTTGCCCTGTTCCATGACCCTGAAGCTCTGGAAAAAGGGGAGGAAACTCTCTTTGAAATCTTGACGGAGGAATGTGACGGGGAACTGGAACTTCCCGCTTCTTTATATGCAGTTCACGAAGATGAAACTCCAGACAAATCCTTTTTCTATGGTATTTTAACTGAAGGATTTATGATTACCCCTCCCATCTACGACTACTTCACCAAAGTTATGGAACCCACCCCCCGAGTGCTTTACACCTATTCTATGGAAGCCTTACTTCCCAAAAATAAGGTAAAAGTTAACCAGATATTGTATGGTTATTCACAGAAGAAAGGTGATAAAAGATATGACTATGGTGGTCTTTTAAAGCATATTCAGGGCGAAAAAGTACGTTCTGGACTTTTGATTCCACAGGAACATGAGTTGGAAATGGATCGGTTCATGAGGGAAAACAAACTCAGTTTTAAGAAGAGGGTAGTTTTTGTCTGA
- a CDS encoding M23 family metallopeptidase — MMRVAGRPDNGGMKPVPLEYPLEGEWMVLNSPGSKVPSHGTDSFASTYAFDLLQVDWTQKSVKFHRKSTLDQILGRVHLNDCYSYGKPIYAPISGRVVASRDGYPERDPVQPLRDISIALKNAWFFDPGKQNIQDIAGNFVIIQGEGEWEGVWIFLGHMKTGSVKVKNGDLIESGDLTGNIGHSGNSTAPHLHFQLMDGPDPLTARGLPSCFREYELYRDQTWIKVKDGIPKNKDRIRF; from the coding sequence ATGATGAGAGTGGCGGGAAGACCTGATAATGGAGGTATGAAGCCGGTACCCCTAGAATATCCCCTTGAGGGTGAGTGGATGGTTTTAAACAGTCCTGGTTCTAAAGTTCCCAGTCATGGTACGGATTCTTTTGCCTCGACCTATGCTTTCGACCTCCTGCAGGTGGACTGGACTCAAAAATCAGTTAAATTCCACCGGAAAAGTACCCTGGATCAGATCCTGGGCCGGGTGCATTTAAATGACTGTTACTCCTACGGAAAACCCATTTATGCCCCCATCTCGGGCCGGGTGGTTGCTTCTCGTGATGGATACCCCGAACGGGACCCAGTACAACCCCTCCGTGATATTTCCATTGCCCTGAAGAATGCCTGGTTCTTCGATCCTGGAAAACAGAATATTCAGGACATTGCCGGTAACTTTGTAATAATCCAGGGTGAAGGGGAGTGGGAGGGAGTATGGATCTTCCTGGGGCATATGAAGACGGGTTCGGTAAAAGTCAAAAATGGTGATTTAATAGAATCCGGAGATCTAACCGGGAATATAGGTCATTCTGGTAATTCCACAGCCCCACACCTCCATTTTCAGCTCATGGATGGCCCGGATCCACTCACGGCCCGGGGTCTTCCCTCTTGTTTTAGGGAATATGAATTATATCGTGATCAAACCTGGATTAAGGTAAAAGATGGGATACCCAAGAATAAGGATAGAATCCGTTTTTAA
- a CDS encoding DUF488 family protein has product MLRLKKISEVPRVEDGFRILIDESWPEGLTREEAKVDLWLREISPPPEIDEWPEDGPLFNEADLDQTENLNQIRRNTMIKLIRNTEKEKGTVTFLYSTVGSIKQLQF; this is encoded by the coding sequence ATGCTAAGGCTCAAAAAAATATCTGAAGTTCCCCGAGTGGAAGATGGATTCAGAATCTTAATAGACGAATCCTGGCCGGAAGGATTAACCCGAGAAGAAGCTAAAGTCGATCTATGGCTTAGAGAGATATCCCCTCCCCCAGAGATTGATGAATGGCCAGAGGATGGTCCTTTATTCAATGAAGCAGATCTGGACCAAACAGAAAATCTCAACCAAATCCGGAGAAATACCATGATAAAACTTATCCGGAACACTGAAAAAGAAAAAGGAACTGTGACCTTTTTGTATTCTACTGTGGGGAGCATTAAGCAGTTACAGTTTTAA
- a CDS encoding DNA-directed DNA polymerase — MGVREGIPNGTVTKKFVLLDIDYITRNRVPVIRLFGKVLGEEEGHIIAWDKSFKPYIYVIPEDIKVCTRDLSELGLHSVEKVYQKDQGKRKEVLNVTFKHPQDIPKLRDRIGNLNSVQEVREHDIPFYRRYLIDKGLSPLNAVEVEGKVLKHGSAKGSPTTPRPCILQVKSPPTVLPEAFLPEFSVLSFDIEVYNPRGMPQAELDPIIMISFSSNRGLQKVISYKNLPSASLLHPSPDSYLGPPEDFVEVVANEKELLEKFVETVQSENPDFIMGYNSDAFDLPYIMDRAAKLGVPLHLGIDGSTPRFTRMGFSNATMIRGRVHIDLYSYVRRYLHLERHTLERVYLELFGQEKYDLPGDEIHLYWDKGDQRLERLFHYSLDDAVAVTQIGEEMLPVSMELTRIVGQPLFDVSRMASGQQVEWYLIRKSFETGNLVPNRPSPEELTQREGKQVVGGYVKEPITGLHENIVYFDFRSLYPSIIISKNISPDTFTPDYKRGTCHVCPEYGHKFHKEPVGFIPAAMGKILKDRIRIKSRMKQSRDDKERQILNAQQEALKRLANTFYGLYNHSTFRWYSLQCSESITAWGRDFLKKTMKDAENNGFKPVYADTDGFFATYNGFKVEVN, encoded by the coding sequence ATGGGTGTACGTGAAGGAATACCTAACGGTACAGTGACTAAAAAATTCGTTCTCCTGGACATTGATTACATCACCCGGAACCGGGTACCAGTTATAAGGTTATTCGGCAAAGTCCTGGGAGAAGAAGAAGGCCATATCATAGCGTGGGATAAGAGTTTCAAACCTTACATCTACGTCATTCCAGAAGATATTAAGGTCTGCACCCGGGACTTAAGTGAATTAGGACTTCACTCTGTGGAAAAGGTTTACCAAAAGGATCAGGGGAAAAGGAAAGAGGTCCTGAATGTAACCTTCAAACATCCCCAGGATATTCCTAAATTAAGGGATAGGATCGGGAATTTAAACTCGGTCCAGGAGGTAAGAGAACATGATATTCCTTTTTACCGCAGATATCTTATAGATAAAGGATTATCTCCTTTGAATGCCGTGGAAGTAGAAGGCAAAGTCTTAAAACATGGATCGGCAAAGGGATCACCAACTACACCCCGACCCTGTATTTTACAGGTGAAAAGTCCTCCCACAGTCCTTCCAGAAGCATTTTTACCAGAATTCTCAGTTTTAAGCTTTGATATTGAGGTCTACAATCCCCGGGGCATGCCCCAGGCCGAGCTGGACCCCATCATCATGATCAGTTTCTCCAGTAACAGGGGCCTGCAGAAGGTGATATCCTATAAAAATCTCCCATCTGCATCTCTTCTTCACCCTTCCCCAGATTCTTATCTAGGCCCTCCTGAAGACTTTGTGGAAGTAGTGGCCAATGAGAAAGAATTACTGGAGAAATTTGTGGAAACTGTCCAGTCTGAAAATCCTGATTTTATCATGGGATACAACTCCGATGCCTTTGACCTTCCCTACATAATGGATCGGGCGGCAAAGCTGGGAGTGCCCCTCCACCTGGGAATAGACGGATCAACACCCCGATTCACCCGAATGGGATTTAGTAATGCCACCATGATCCGGGGTAGGGTGCACATTGACCTGTACTCCTATGTCCGCCGTTACCTGCACTTAGAACGCCACACCCTGGAACGGGTTTACCTGGAGCTTTTTGGCCAGGAAAAATACGACCTCCCTGGAGATGAAATCCACCTTTACTGGGATAAAGGTGACCAGAGACTGGAACGTCTCTTCCACTACTCCCTGGACGATGCCGTGGCAGTTACCCAGATCGGAGAGGAGATGTTACCGGTAAGCATGGAACTCACCCGGATCGTGGGCCAACCCCTCTTTGATGTTTCCCGCATGGCCAGCGGGCAGCAGGTGGAATGGTACCTAATCCGGAAATCTTTTGAAACCGGGAATTTAGTACCTAACCGACCTTCACCTGAGGAATTAACCCAGAGGGAAGGTAAGCAAGTGGTGGGGGGCTACGTTAAAGAACCAATAACTGGTCTCCACGAGAATATCGTCTACTTTGATTTTCGGAGCCTGTATCCCAGTATAATAATATCCAAGAACATCTCCCCGGATACCTTCACTCCTGATTATAAGCGGGGAACTTGCCATGTTTGCCCGGAGTATGGGCACAAATTCCACAAGGAACCAGTAGGCTTCATCCCGGCGGCCATGGGTAAAATCTTAAAGGATAGAATAAGAATCAAATCCCGGATGAAACAGTCCAGGGATGATAAAGAACGACAGATACTAAATGCACAGCAGGAAGCATTGAAGAGACTAGCCAACACATTCTATGGATTGTACAACCACAGCACCTTCCGGTGGTACAGTCTGCAATGTTCAGAGTCCATAACCGCCTGGGGGAGAGATTTTCTTAAGAAAACCATGAAAGATGCGGAAAATAATGGTTTTAAACCAGTATACGCTGATACTGATGGGTTTTTTGCCACTTACAACGGGTTCAAAGTGGAAGTCAACTAA